In Oryza sativa Japonica Group chromosome 1, ASM3414082v1, the genomic stretch tggggattgAGTGCTAGTGAGCTGCAGGTTTTGTCCTAGAGCAATTTGATGCCAAGCCCATCCGTCGTCTCATTGATTTCTCTTGGAGGTTCTTCTCCTAGCAACCTAGGCATCAGCTGCGAGCATTTGTCGATTATGCATGGAGTGCCCAAGAAGTTTGTGAAGAATATATACCTTACCTCAGTAAGGAAAAGTGGTAAATTGGGACAAATCAAGCTTGATTTTGGTGGTCGCTTGGTGAGGATTATGATTGAAGGAGACCCGACTCTTCGGAATCCTTCAATAGAGATGTAAGATATATGGATTCAAACTTTGATGATCGGTTGTCTCCATCCTCTCATTGCCTTTGTATTTACTAATATGTGCTAAAATTGCTCAATCTACTCTTGTGCATGTGTAAACTTGGTGGTGACCCTATATTCTGATCACTGATATGGAAGTCATCAATGTAATGGTTGAGGGTTCGATTTCATCTCTAATAGCTTGAGAAAGGCAGCCGTTAGATACGAGGGAGTCACCTATGACAACTGATCAGCTGGTGGTGTCGAGCTGTCATAGATGATCCTTCAACCCAATGACGTGTGTGACCCTTATCTGTAATGGTTGTTTCGAACCATTACAGATGAATGATTAccaaaatctatatatttttttggtttgtAGCTAGCCTTAAAATTTTCTAGCCATGCACCTCGACaaaaaatacacatatatacccACAAATTTAATCACATGAGCGATGTTCCGGTGCTCTCtactaatattattatattactagtattattagggataaattagtaatttactaATACAATAATTAAGAGTTATTTtgttatttatgttttttcctAGCTAAGTCGATTTATGATTATCCATTGCATGCTCATATTTTACcgaaaacccaaaaaaaaatttaaaaaaggtTTAGTCACTGCTAAATGATGATTATATCTTGtacctattttttttacaataatacCCTTATACGTTTCTACTACTAACTGGGTGGTAGCTAGTATAAATAGATCTAAACCCTTCGATGAAATGATATCAGCGGTTCAGATTGATTTCTACTACCAGTAAGGTGAGGCTCTAATCGCATATATCTCCCAGTTATCCCACTGTTTAGTTCGTTTAGTCTGTCACATATGATCCGTCGTAGATACGAGAATTTATGAGAATTTATCATTTATGCTCGTGTAAAAAGAGGAGTATGAGAATTTATGCTCGTGTGTCGTATTTGAgtgtttgaaatttttttactcAGTCTTAGGATTCCTGTCTCGGTGTCACCTGTACCGAGTGTTCCAACGCGTGCTTACGAatgcaaagaaaaaatatctcACACGAAGAAGAAGCCAAATTTGCTGCACGCAAGTATCACatacgagaagaagaagaagtcaaATTTGCTGCTAAGACCTACGACGCGCGGGGAACGAAGATACCGGGACCAGAAAACGAATCAGAAATACCACCCAGGTTCCGTGACTTGGTGGACTCTTGTCACGTGCTGACCATGGGACAGAGCACACCAGGCAGGCTAGCTACGAGTAGCTAACTTGCCGCGACTTGGGAAGCCAACTCCCgcctcgccaccacctcctccttttGTCTCCGTGCCACGGGCATGCGAACCCCCGCGgcgccgtgcgcgcgcgcgtgtccGCCGCACGTCGCGACGCAACAGCAAGCGGCAGCCCACGCGGAGAGCCGCCCAGAACGCCCTGTGCTGCCGTGCCGCCGCTcaactcttcctcctccactccaCCTGCGCGCCGACCAACCAACCAACTGCAGATGCATATGCAGCCTGCAGCTAGCTGTTGGTTTTGCTCCTATTTCCCCTCGTGGTCTCGCCTCGTCTCTTCCTTCGCCGGCTGCGGGCTCGCCGCGAGGTTGCCTCCGCGCCTAAGCAAAAGCagccgcgtgcgcgcgcgcgcgcgcgccaatCCTTCTAGGCCAAGAAACCGCGCCCGATTTATGCCGGCCCAGGGTGGGAGGGGCAAAGAATGCCGGCGTCGTACCTGCAGCCGCGCCGCGGGACGAACGGGCGGCGTATTAtggagcacggcgcgggcgaggAGATGGTGGCGTTCTACGAGGCGTGGGTGGGGCGCGAGGAGCGGATCGTCGCGGACCTCACGGACGCGCTCctcccggcgcggcggcggcgggacgtgCTCGCCCCGCTCGTGGACGCCGCGGTGGGCCACGTGTCGGAGTACTACGAGCGCAAGGCCCGCCTCGCCGACCGCGacgtggtggcggcgctggaCCCGCGCTGGCTCAACCCGCTCGAGCGCACCTTCCTCTGGGCGTGGGGCTGGAAGCCCGCGCTGGTGTTCCGCTTCGCggacggcgccgtcgccggcggctcgTCGCACCAGCAGCAGCGCCGCGCGCTGGAGCGCgtgcgcgccgccaccgcggagGCCGAGCGGGAGGTGGACCGGGAGGTGGCGGTCGTGCAGGAGTCGCTCGCCGGACCCCGCGTGCTGGCGGCGCTGCGGAGGCAGCACCCGCGGAACGGCGAGGCCGACGAGGCCGTCGCCGCGGTCGGGCGCTCGCTCCGCGTGCTGCTCGCCGCGG encodes the following:
- the LOC4323914 gene encoding protein DOG1-like 4; this encodes MPASYLQPRRGTNGRRIMEHGAGEEMVAFYEAWVGREERIVADLTDALLPARRRRDVLAPLVDAAVGHVSEYYERKARLADRDVVAALDPRWLNPLERTFLWAWGWKPALVFRFADGAVAGGSSHQQQRRALERVRAATAEAEREVDREVAVVQESLAGPRVLAALRRQHPRNGEADEAVAAVGRSLRVLLAAADALRERTVRDVVGTLAPDQAGAFLAAMLRFHLGVHRAGRNWGSGNGGRRGL